A window of the Henckelia pumila isolate YLH828 chromosome 3, ASM3356847v2, whole genome shotgun sequence genome harbors these coding sequences:
- the LOC140891948 gene encoding protein BUNDLE SHEATH DEFECTIVE 2, chloroplastic, which translates to MANSLCFSPLVSLNTVEKPGLIGPSYTSRKVNWTRDTGYSSKKNADFESLKVKATGSEPSTKTNSILCTECEGNGAKQCTQCEGTGINSVDHFNGQFKAGGLCWLCRGKKEILCGSCNGAGFLGGFMSSFDS; encoded by the exons ATGGCAAACTCCCTTTGTTTTTCACCTCTCGTTTCCTTGAATACTGTCGAAAAACCTG gACTTATTGGTCCCAGCTACACTAGTAGGAAGGTGAATTGGACGAGAGACACAGGTTACAGCTCGAAGAAAAATGCTGATTTTGAGTCTTTAAAGGTTAAG GCTACAGGCAGTGAACCAAGCACCAAAACGAATAGCATACTTTGCACTGAGTGTGAAGGGAATG GTGCTAAACAATGTACCCAGTGTGAGGGTACTGGAATCAATTCTGTTGATCACTTTAATGGGCAGTTCAAAGCTGGTGGATTATGTTGGCTTTGCAG GGGTAAAAAGGAGATCCTCTGTGGCAGTTGCAATGGTGCTGGCTTCCTTGGCGGTTTCATGAGCTCGTTTGACAGTTAG